The Rubidibacter lacunae KORDI 51-2 DNA segment AACGGCAGCGAGAACGAGCTCGAAGATAGCGATCGCGACGCCGATCCAGATGCTAACTATGAAGAAATGCGCAAGCGAGTTTTGCAAGCACTTCGCAAGCATTTTCGCCCGGAATTTCTCAACCGCATCGACGATTTGATCATCTTCCACGCCCTACGCCGGGCTGAACTGCGCCGGATTGTGGATATTCAACTCCAGCGCATTCAAAAGTTGTTGAGCGATCAGAAGATCGCGATCGAACTCGGGGACGCGGCTAAGGATTTCATCGTCGCGGCCGGATACGATCCGATCTACGGCGCGCGACCGTTGAAGCGAGCAATTCAACGCGAATTAGAAAACCCGATTGCAACCAAGATCCTCGAAGGCGCGTTTGCCGAAGGCGACCGGATCGTTGTGGACTGTACCGACAGCCAACTTTTATTTGGCAAGCAAGATACCGCGATCGCGTCTACCGCAGGTGTTGCCCCGGAGGATGGTATCGTACCCCCTGAAGATGACGCGTCTCCTGAAGATGAAGAGCCAACTGACGCGGCAGCCGATGCCAGTGCAACGCGCGACCCACAAGCCGTCTGAGAAAAGCAATGCTGACACTACGCGCTCCTTAGGGCCGCGACCGGCAACGATCGCCGGACCGTCCGATCAATTTGGCTGCTCACACGTCTGCGATCGCACCAGAGTATGCAACGACAGTTGCGTTTCATGAAAGCCCCACTTCGCGTAGAACTCCACGAGTTCAGGTCGGCAGTCCAGTTGGATGCGCTCCACCGACTGTAGCTGCGGGCAGCTCACAATCGCTTCGACCAAACGGCGCCCGAGCCCTGAGCCGCGGCAAGACTTGGCAACGATGACATCGTAGACAGTCGCGCGGTAAACGTAGTCGGTCAGCACGCGTGCAAAGGCAACCAATCGCCCGGTCCGCGGCTCGCAAAACCCAAAAACTTCGTCTGAGTGGGCCAACATCCGGCAAATATCGTCCGGTTGTCGCCCCTGCGACCACCACTCGCGCTGATAAAGTTGGTACAACTCGTCAACTTGGGCGTCGCTCAACTGCGCGATCGCCGTAAAGTCTGCCGCCTGTCTCGACTCCCGAACAGCATCCTGAGAATCCATCGTGTCTGCTAGCACTCCACTAATCGGCATCATCATGGGCAGCGATTCGGACCTGCCCGTCATGCAAGCCGCGATCGCCATTTGCGAAGATTTCGACGTCCCTCATGAGATCGAAATTGTCTCTGCCCATCGTACGCCCGAGCGCATGGTCGATTATGCCAAAACCGCCACCGATCGGGGTTTGCGCGTCATCATCGCTGGCGCGGGGGGGGCAGCGCATCTGCCGGGTATGGTCGCCGCTCTGACGCCGCTGCCGGTTATCGGCGTACCCGTTCCCAGCCGCCATCTACAAGGCGTCGATTCCTTATATTCCATCGTGCAAATGCCCGCCGGCATTCCCGTTGCCACCGTTGCAATCGGTAACGCGAAAAATGCCGGATTGCTAGCCGTGCAGATTTTGGCTGCCGGCGATCGGGACCTCCTCGATCGCGTTCGGACCTACCGCCAGCAGCTTGCCGATACAGTCCTTGCCAAACAAGACCGCCTCGACGAACTCGGCTACCGAGAATACCTCGACCGACGCGATCGCTCTTAGGCCGCTGTCGTAGTCGGGCGGCGGCGCTCGCCGATAATGTTTTCCAGTTCGTCTAATGCACTCTGCGTTTCCTGCGATCGCTTGACGAGCGATTTCGCAACCGACTCGCTTTCGCGGGCAACGTTCATCAGCTCCAAGATTTGGAAGCGGAAACGGCTGGCGATCTGGTTGACCTGGTTGCTGGCTTCGAATGTCTGACTGCCGAGGCTGCCGATCTCGCGAGTGATGTGATTAAAGCCGGACAGGTGGCTGCTACTACCGTCGGGCTGCGAACGATTGACAATCAGAGCCGCCTGCATTGACAGGTGGCGCACTTGCTGACTGACCCGCTCGATAAGCTGGGTCGCTCCATTCACCGTCTCCAATTCGCCGCTCAGGGCACGACCGATTTCGAGGATGCGGTTCGTACTGCGACAGATGGCATCGACGCTCCGCATCATCTCGGCAAACGTCTGCTTGCCCTCTGAAGAAAGATGTTCGCCCACGCGTACGAAGCGCTCGTTGAGGTCGGTAATTTGATGAGTTTGCCGCGAAAGCTTGGCTCCTTGCAGCTCCAACATCTGGTTGCGGCGCTGTACCTCGAGCTGCTCGGTCTGCAGCTTGAGAGTGTACTCCTTCACTTTCGCTTGCTCTTGTTTGAGCCCATCAGCGTATTTGCGCGCCTCTTCTTTCTGGCGGTTGAGAGTCGTGTTGATCTGAGCGAAAATTTGCGACTGCGCGACCAACAACAAATGCATTTCCAATAAGCGCAGCGATCCATCCGGGTAGGTTACCGCAAGTGGCTCGTACAAAAGCTCAGGCGGTCGGGCGAGTGCCTGGCGAACGGCGCGATCGACGGCTGTGGTACTCGGCAATCGCAACCGATCTGCTTCCAAAACCTCCAGCAGTACCCGAATCGGACGGCGCAGATACAGCTCCAAGCTGTAAAGTTGGCTCATTTGCTCCAGGAACATACGCCGAGACACGACACCAACGACGCTGCCGTCGCAATCCACGACGATAACTCCGGGTAGATCGGGACGCTCGTGAAACTGCGTTGAAACCACCTCACCAAACACGTCTGCGGCAACCTGGCAGTCGTGTGATGGCAGATCGGCTATCGTCGAATTCGGATCGACATTCAGGCTAGATCGCTGATTCCGAGCAAACACTGTTGATATGCCAGAACGTTAAACAGCATCAAGCATAGTGCACGTGTATATACTTGGGGAAGCGCTTTGTGGTTAAGGTAAGGTTAATTCGAGCTCAAGGAGTCTGTAAGCATTGCAATATTCTGCAAGCATTGCAATGTGAATAGTATGAATTTTTGTTGGGCAACCCCGTAGCTCGTTTCAAGTCTGCTAGTGCTGTCGGACAGTATTCGCTTTTACCACGAACGAATTCCTGAGAATTTCTCTACAAGAACTCCTAACAAAGTCCGCTCAGCCTGCAAGAGTGATATCACGCAATTTTAATCGCAAAACATTACTATGGATGCTTGCGTGAAATATCTGCTCCTTGGACAGTGAGGGATTACTACACGCATTCATAAGGGCAGAAATTTACCCAGCGTTAACGCAGCGGTAACCTTTTCTTTGTTTGACAATACGAGTGACGGGGGTAAAATCCTGACACATTCCCCGTATATCGTACCTGTCAGCCTGCATGAAAGGCGGGCATGAACTGGCAACTAGGATTTACTCCTTTTGCAGTGTTGAGGTGGTTACAAGCGGGCGCGGAGAGCGGTCTCACCTAGAGGTAGGGTTTCCCTCCATCGCAGTGAGTCACCACGGATATGGGGAGACGGTTTTGCGGAGGCAACGGCAGGCGTAGGACGGTATGGAAGGCAAACTTGACGATGGAGTCGATGCAGCGCTATTAAGCGAGTCGCATTGGGAGCGAAGCCTCGGAGCGAGTTTACTGCAGGAACAGTGGCTGCGGCTCTTGTTGACTGTGCTCGCTTCGGTACCGATACTGATCGCTCTGTCGATCGTCATCACGCTGCTGTTCGAGTCGGTCTCATTTTTCGCGGACATACCGCTGTGGCACTTTTTGGTTGACACCGATTGGACGCCGCAGATGCAGGCTGGCAACGCCCAATACGGCATTATCGTATTAGTCACTGCTACGTTGATGGTGACGGTCATTGCTATGTTCGTAGCGATTCCCGTCGGCTTAATGGGGGCCATTTATCTGGCAGAGTATGCTGGAGCGAATGTGCGGCGATTTCTAAAACCAGCATTGGAATCGTTGAGCGGCGTACCCACGGTGATCTTCGGTTACTTCGCCTTGCTGTTCCTCACACCCTTATTTCGAAATACCATCTTTCCAGGTATTTCGGGATTCAATGCTTTAAGTGCGGGGATCGCAATCGGCATTTTGGTAGCCCCGACGATCTCGTCTTTAAGCGAAGAGGCATTGCGTAGGATTCCGAACGAGCTGCGTGCAGGTGCCCTAGCATTGGGCATGACCAAGAGCGAGTCGATCGTGCGCGTGCTGCTGCCGGGAGCGCTTCCAGGGGTGATGGCAGCGATCGCGCTGGCGTTGTCCTTGGCGTTAGGGGATACGATGATTGCGGCGATCGCAGCGGGTCAGCGTCCGGTGCTGACGCTCAATCCGTTTGTTCCAATCGAGACGATGACAGCATTTATTGTCTCGGTTAGCCTGGGCACGGTCGAGTTTGGCTCGATTGTCTTCAAGGCAATTTTTACGGTTGGGATGGTGTTGTTTGTAATAACCTTGGCGCTCAATCTGCTGAGCAGCTGGTTGACGCGCCGCGGTGAGGAGCGAGCAACTAGAATGCTGTTGCCGGCTCGGGAGCTGAAGAAGAGCAGTGACGTGGGGGCGGCGCAGCCGGGTCAATTGCTGACGGAACCACCGATGGCGGTGTCGAACCTTCCAAAGCTACAGTTTCCCGAACCAGCATCGCGGCGATTCTGGTTCGAGCGAGGGTTTCGCATGCTGGCGACGTTCGCGGCGTTCACCGGTATCGTAGTCCTGATGGTGCTATTTTTGGACTTGGTTGTGGCAGGATTTCCGCGCCTGAGTTGGGACTTCTTGACAAGTTTCTCGTCTCGGCGGCCGCTGGAATCGGGGATATACGCACCGCTGGTAGGCTCGCTGTGGATGCTGGCCATTGTCTTGGTATTAGTCGTACCAATTGGGGTCGGGACCGCAATTTATCTGGAAGAGTATTATCCAGATAACTTGATTAACCGCGCCATTTCCACCAGCATTGCTAACTTGGCAGCAGTACCGTCAATTATTTACGGTTTGCTGGGGTTGGAACTATTCGTGCGCGTGTTGCGCCCAATCACCGGCGGCTACAGCATTCTTTCCGCAGGGCTTACACTTTCTGTTATCGTGCTGCCGGTGACCATCATTGCCAGCCGCTCGGCACTGGCAGCCGTTCCCAAAAGCTTGCGGCGCGGGGGCTACGCGCTCGGGATGACGAAGGAACAAGTGTTACGCACGATCGCCGTGCCGACGGCACTGCCGGGCATTCTCACTGGGGTGATTCAATCGGTATCCCGAGCGTTGGGCGAGACGGCTGCGTTGGTAGCAGTTGGAGCCCTGGCGTCGATACGCTTTTTGCCATCGCTTTCTCTGGACGGGTTGCGCAGCCAATACACGGTATTGCCGGTACAGATTTTCTACTGGCTTCAGGAGTCCGATGAAGCCGTTCAGGCAAATGCGGCGGCGGCGACGATCGTGCTGGTGTCAATTGTGCTTGTCTTGAATGTAGGAGGCGTTCTGTTGCGCGATTATTCCTCCCGCCGCTTTACCTAATGACTCGTTTGCTCCCGCGTCGATCGCGTCCATCGCTGCTGGGCGATCTCGCCAACGCACTCGCAAATCCACCCACACGCAACAGGTCAGATCGTGCAATCTCCATCGACGTTCGCAGGTTCGAGCAGCTCCGGCAAAATCATTCTTAAAGCCGAAAATCTTTCAGTCTACTACGGTGGCACGCCGGCTTTACGGAATGTCACCCTACCGCTTTTACGCAACCACATCACGGGTTTGATCGGACCCTCTGGCTGCGGCAAGAGCACGTTACTGCGCTGCTTCAATCGCCTCAACGACCTAATTAAAGGCGCGCAAGTCAAAGGGCGCGTGTTCCTGGACGGACGGGATCTCTACGACGTGGGCGTGCATCCGGTAGAAATCCGGCGGCGCGTGGGCATGGTGTTCCAGCGACCGAATCCATTTCCGAAGTCAATTTATAACAATATTGCCGTCGGGTTACGCGTGAATGGTTTTCGCGGCGACATCGACGGGCTCGTGGAACAATCGCTGCGACAGGTAGGACTGTGGAATGAGGTTAAGGACAACCTGCGCAAAAACGCACTGTCGCTGTCGGGGGGTCAGCAGCAGCGGTTGTGTATCGCCCGTGCGATCGCCTTGCAGCCGGAGGTGATTTTGATGGACGAACCGTGTTCGGCTCTGGACCCAATTTCCACCGCGCGCATCGAAGAGCTTTTGCGGGAGCTGAAGCAAAAATACACGATCGCGATCGTTACCCACAACCTCAAGCAAGCATCGTTGGTGTCGGATCGAGTGGCCTTCTTTGACGCGGTTATTGGCGAAGGTGGAAACCGCGTCGGCCGCCTAGTGGAATACGATCGCACAGAAGTGATTTTTCAGCGACCGAATAACCCGGCAACGCGAGATTATGTAACGGGTCGCCGCCTGCAAGCCCTCTAGGCGAGGAAGGCTTAGGTCCAATCCTTATCCAAATTCCGGGAACTCTTGTTAGGACTAGCGCAATCGAATCGATGCGCGCTGGAATTGATGAGTAGTCCGTGCACAAGTTGCATTCGGGCACTGGCTTTTGGAGCGGACGGTTTGCTGCATGAGGTCCGATGAAAGGAACTGGCTGTCGACCCGCCATCTACCCCAGTCCGAATCTCGGACGTTACGACACGACGGACGACTTGCCAAGGTAAAGCGCTTGTACCCACTCCCATTCGCGGGCGAGTCCATCGGCTAGGGACACCTGGGGTTGATAGCCTAGCAGTTGCTTAGCTTTGGTGACGTCAGCACTAGTATGGCGGGCGTCCCCCATCGCACGGTCCTGGTAAGTGCGGCGTATCGAGTGCTCGACGATCGCTTCCATCGTGTCGAGGACGTCGTTAAGGACGACACGGGACCCGCCACCAATATTGAACACTTGTCCGATCGCCTCGGGCACTGCGGCAGCGGCAAGATTAGCCGCGATCGCATCGCTCACGAAGGTGAAGTCGCGGGTTTGCTGACCGTCCCCGTAAATCGGGATAGCCTCTTCGGCGATCGCGGCCTTGAAGAACTTGTGGAAAGCCATATCCGGGCGCTGGCGTGGACCGTAGACCGTGAAGTAGCGCAAGGCAGTGACGGGCACGTCGAAGTTGCGTTGGTAGAGCCAGCACATGCGCTCGGCAGCCAGCTTGGTGATGCCGTAGGGGGAGACGGGCTGCGGGCAGATTGTTTCGGGGGTCGGCATGGTCTCGGCATTACCGTACACCGATGACGTCGATGCGTAAACCAAGCGCTGCAGTGATGAAGTCTTGGCTGCCTCAAGGATGACCTGGGTGGCATTAATATTGCGTTCGGTGTAGTCGCGGAAGCCTTGTCCCCAACTAGCGCGAACTCCAGCTTGGGCGGCCTGATGGAAAACCACCGAAACGCCAGTGAGGAGTGCCGGCCAGTCGAGGTGCTGGATATCGCCCTCGATCGACTCAAAATTAGGGTTGTCGGCAAACGCGGCAACGTTTCTGCGTTTGAGTGCCGGATCGTAGTAGTTGTTAAATTGATCGATGCCGATGACGCGATCTCCACGCGCAAGCAGCGCCTCGACAAGGTGCGATCCAATAAAGCCTGCGGCTCCAGTGACGATGTGCGTTGCCATGAATTCCTCAAGCGCGATTCGGCTCTCGTTAGTTTACCCCAGACAGGATCGCGACTCTTGCTGCTCTCAGGCGGCGCATGGAGAGCAGCTACTATCCGCACTGAAGGCTGCAAGCCCCACTGTACCAAAGCAATACGTTAGGCTGAGGGCGATCGCGACTGGGCTGCCCGGTCGCGCTGGCGTCGCGCTCGTTCGCACGTTAAATTTGCACGATGACACATCGACCTGCACGGTCGATACCTGGGAGGAAATTCCGTGAGCGAAAAGCTGGTTGCGGCAATCGAAACGAATAAAGGAACGATACGCCTCGAATTGTTTCCCGACAAGGCGCCCGTAACGGTGGCGAATTTTGTCAATTTGAGCAAACGCGGGTACTACAACGGATTGAAATTTCATCGCGTCATCCCCGACTTTATGATTCAGGGTGGTTGTCCCAACGGTGACGGTCGTGGCGGCCCCGGCTATCGCTTTGAAGACGAATTCGATCCGGAACTGCGACACGATCGCCCAGGTGTTTTGTCAATGGCAAATGCCGGTCCCCGCACCAACGGCAGCCAGTTTTTTATCACTCACGTCCCGACACCGTGGCTAGACGGAAAGCACTCGGTTTTCGGTACAGTGGAAAGCAGTGCCGACCAGGATATCGTCAATGCGATCGCCGGCGGTGACAAGATTGCTAGCATCAAAATCGA contains these protein-coding regions:
- a CDS encoding GNAT family N-acetyltransferase translates to MDSQDAVRESRQAADFTAIAQLSDAQVDELYQLYQREWWSQGRQPDDICRMLAHSDEVFGFCEPRTGRLVAFARVLTDYVYRATVYDVIVAKSCRGSGLGRRLVEAIVSCPQLQSVERIQLDCRPELVEFYAKWGFHETQLSLHTLVRSQTCEQPN
- the purE gene encoding 5-(carboxyamino)imidazole ribonucleotide mutase, with amino-acid sequence MSASTPLIGIIMGSDSDLPVMQAAIAICEDFDVPHEIEIVSAHRTPERMVDYAKTATDRGLRVIIAGAGGAAHLPGMVAALTPLPVIGVPVPSRHLQGVDSLYSIVQMPAGIPVATVAIGNAKNAGLLAVQILAAGDRDLLDRVRTYRQQLADTVLAKQDRLDELGYREYLDRRDRS
- a CDS encoding CBS domain-containing protein, translated to MFARNQRSSLNVDPNSTIADLPSHDCQVAADVFGEVVSTQFHERPDLPGVIVVDCDGSVVGVVSRRMFLEQMSQLYSLELYLRRPIRVLLEVLEADRLRLPSTTAVDRAVRQALARPPELLYEPLAVTYPDGSLRLLEMHLLLVAQSQIFAQINTTLNRQKEEARKYADGLKQEQAKVKEYTLKLQTEQLEVQRRNQMLELQGAKLSRQTHQITDLNERFVRVGEHLSSEGKQTFAEMMRSVDAICRSTNRILEIGRALSGELETVNGATQLIERVSQQVRHLSMQAALIVNRSQPDGSSSHLSGFNHITREIGSLGSQTFEASNQVNQIASRFRFQILELMNVARESESVAKSLVKRSQETQSALDELENIIGERRRPTTTAA
- the pstA gene encoding phosphate ABC transporter permease PstA — translated: MEGKLDDGVDAALLSESHWERSLGASLLQEQWLRLLLTVLASVPILIALSIVITLLFESVSFFADIPLWHFLVDTDWTPQMQAGNAQYGIIVLVTATLMVTVIAMFVAIPVGLMGAIYLAEYAGANVRRFLKPALESLSGVPTVIFGYFALLFLTPLFRNTIFPGISGFNALSAGIAIGILVAPTISSLSEEALRRIPNELRAGALALGMTKSESIVRVLLPGALPGVMAAIALALSLALGDTMIAAIAAGQRPVLTLNPFVPIETMTAFIVSVSLGTVEFGSIVFKAIFTVGMVLFVITLALNLLSSWLTRRGEERATRMLLPARELKKSSDVGAAQPGQLLTEPPMAVSNLPKLQFPEPASRRFWFERGFRMLATFAAFTGIVVLMVLFLDLVVAGFPRLSWDFLTSFSSRRPLESGIYAPLVGSLWMLAIVLVLVVPIGVGTAIYLEEYYPDNLINRAISTSIANLAAVPSIIYGLLGLELFVRVLRPITGGYSILSAGLTLSVIVLPVTIIASRSALAAVPKSLRRGGYALGMTKEQVLRTIAVPTALPGILTGVIQSVSRALGETAALVAVGALASIRFLPSLSLDGLRSQYTVLPVQIFYWLQESDEAVQANAAAATIVLVSIVLVLNVGGVLLRDYSSRRFT
- the pstB gene encoding phosphate ABC transporter ATP-binding protein PstB, whose product is MQSPSTFAGSSSSGKIILKAENLSVYYGGTPALRNVTLPLLRNHITGLIGPSGCGKSTLLRCFNRLNDLIKGAQVKGRVFLDGRDLYDVGVHPVEIRRRVGMVFQRPNPFPKSIYNNIAVGLRVNGFRGDIDGLVEQSLRQVGLWNEVKDNLRKNALSLSGGQQQRLCIARAIALQPEVILMDEPCSALDPISTARIEELLRELKQKYTIAIVTHNLKQASLVSDRVAFFDAVIGEGGNRVGRLVEYDRTEVIFQRPNNPATRDYVTGRRLQAL
- a CDS encoding NAD-dependent epimerase/dehydratase family protein, whose amino-acid sequence is MATHIVTGAAGFIGSHLVEALLARGDRVIGIDQFNNYYDPALKRRNVAAFADNPNFESIEGDIQHLDWPALLTGVSVVFHQAAQAGVRASWGQGFRDYTERNINATQVILEAAKTSSLQRLVYASTSSVYGNAETMPTPETICPQPVSPYGITKLAAERMCWLYQRNFDVPVTALRYFTVYGPRQRPDMAFHKFFKAAIAEEAIPIYGDGQQTRDFTFVSDAIAANLAAAAVPEAIGQVFNIGGGSRVVLNDVLDTMEAIVEHSIRRTYQDRAMGDARHTSADVTKAKQLLGYQPQVSLADGLAREWEWVQALYLGKSSVVS
- a CDS encoding peptidylprolyl isomerase, with translation MSEKLVAAIETNKGTIRLELFPDKAPVTVANFVNLSKRGYYNGLKFHRVIPDFMIQGGCPNGDGRGGPGYRFEDEFDPELRHDRPGVLSMANAGPRTNGSQFFITHVPTPWLDGKHSVFGTVESSADQDIVNAIAGGDKIASIKIEGDATELEAQCADRIAEWNAKLG